From the Thermococcus sp. genome, one window contains:
- a CDS encoding AI-2E family transporter, producing the protein MRTEELVWASTVFLVLYLSWRVVQPLVTAIFFGFVLAYVFYPLQERLEEKLGKRESALAISLLMIAVGGALALKLILISVQVLTSLYTNVVNIFDWIATLPLPPDVLNFVQNFREQLIPRIADYISKGAFSLPWYLLQLLVFFFTFYYSLVYGDEISAQIKALLPESKRELGEEILSSVDRTLSALLRAWLLLNIAKGFLMTLGFIIFSVSDLYTAFLAGLLTFAFSFVPLFEGWMIWLAAAIYFWVNGMYGHAIGIAIYGFVLVSPLPDYTIRPMMVAKDAELDETLVFIGMIGGTWAMGLKGLIIGPIVLNLLLVLLKEWKKVTEFSLRPSSSPQGPSPRPPV; encoded by the coding sequence ATGAGAACTGAGGAACTCGTCTGGGCCTCGACAGTTTTCCTCGTGCTCTACCTCTCTTGGAGGGTAGTCCAGCCTCTAGTTACGGCCATATTCTTCGGCTTTGTGCTGGCCTACGTCTTCTACCCCCTTCAGGAACGCTTGGAGGAGAAGCTTGGAAAGAGGGAATCCGCCTTAGCGATAAGTCTCCTCATGATAGCAGTGGGCGGTGCCCTCGCCCTCAAGCTCATTCTGATTTCCGTTCAGGTTCTCACTTCCCTCTACACCAACGTCGTCAACATCTTCGACTGGATCGCAACCCTGCCCCTCCCTCCCGACGTCCTGAACTTCGTGCAGAACTTCAGGGAACAGCTCATTCCCCGCATCGCGGACTACATCTCCAAGGGAGCCTTTTCCCTTCCCTGGTACCTTCTCCAGCTCTTAGTCTTCTTCTTCACATTCTACTACTCCCTCGTCTACGGAGATGAGATATCGGCCCAGATAAAGGCCCTCCTGCCGGAGAGCAAGAGGGAACTCGGGGAGGAGATACTGTCGAGCGTTGACAGGACTCTCTCGGCGCTCCTCAGGGCGTGGTTGCTCCTCAACATCGCCAAGGGCTTCCTCATGACACTGGGCTTCATAATCTTCAGCGTTTCTGACCTCTACACGGCCTTTCTTGCCGGACTTCTGACCTTCGCCTTCTCCTTCGTGCCCCTATTCGAGGGCTGGATGATATGGCTCGCAGCCGCGATATACTTCTGGGTCAACGGAATGTACGGCCACGCAATAGGAATAGCCATCTACGGCTTCGTCCTCGTTTCCCCCCTTCCTGACTACACGATAAGGCCCATGATGGTTGCTAAGGACGCGGAACTCGACGAGACCCTAGTCTTCATCGGGATGATAGGTGGGACGTGGGCAATGGGTCTGAAGGGCCTCATAATAGGGCCGATAGTCCTCAACCTCCTCCTCGTCCTCCTGAAGGAGTGGAAAAAAGTCACAGAATTCTCACTCCGGCCCTCTTCATCTCCTCAAGGGCCCTCTCCTCGTCCTCCGGTTTGA